A single region of the Lycium barbarum isolate Lr01 chromosome 2, ASM1917538v2, whole genome shotgun sequence genome encodes:
- the LOC132627068 gene encoding uncharacterized protein LOC132627068: MNDNTCLCYFHPKEVVIGVCALCLNERLLILASKQEKKKKINIINLQGKRDYRSFLREKKKKININDDEEEHNHHHSRIHYLPKMFPLSSLFNRLDIRHSRKESIHDNGDIDVSSTCSYEDSFISIKFENNGVGSWEKGAVGTVPKVSLKHCDNMSWTKGSNKVAVIEHVAKPRMQLRWRKRIGHIFHLIRVKRSSTKGGASHVCHVSTKLDGVKVRHGHGWIRTLTKRKTKE, translated from the exons ATGAATGACAACACTTGTTTGTGTTATTTCCATCCAAAAGAAGTAGTAATCGGAGTATGTGCTTTGTGCTTGAATGAAAGGCTTCTAATCTTGGCTTCTAagcaagaaaagaagaagaagattaaCATTATTAATCTGCAGGGAAAGAGAGATTACAGGAGCTTCTtgagagaaaagaagaagaagattaatattaatgatgatgaagaagagcataatcatcatcattcaAGAATTCATTATCTGCCAAAGATGTTTCCTTTGAGCTCTCTTTTCAATCGCCTTGACATTAGACATTCACGCAAAGAGAGTATTCATGataatggtgatattgatgtttCTTCCACTTGCAGTTATGAAG attCGTTTATATCAATAAAGTTTGAAAATAATGGAGTAGGCTCATGGGAGAAGGGAGCAGTTGGCACAGTGCCAAAGGTGTCACTTAAGCATTGTGACAATATGTCTTGGACCAAAGGGTCCAACAAAGTTGCAGTAATAGAGCATGTTGCAAAGCCACGTATGCAGCTTAGGTGGCGAAAGCGGATTGGTCACATCTTCCACCTCATCAGAGTAAAGAGATCATCCACCAAAGGTGGTGCTAGTCATGTTTGCCATGTGAGCACCAAATTAGATGGAGTGAAGGTGAGACATGGACATGGATGGATAAGAACTCTGACAAAGAGAAAGACCAAAGAATGA